In Xylanibacillus composti, a genomic segment contains:
- a CDS encoding polysaccharide deacetylase, whose amino-acid sequence MRGWPMARVAMILLAAVLVVPWMSVAEDRAAAERNAERGQVSIAEKASANPNAQELADNGLRIAAASLSVAEGASESQRNFSSPEPDSSMPEEESGGDAEADNSWVEQPAVPAIDPHELYRRLAAGDRTGGLDSQSGHVRDAYATPEEPTVYLTFDDGPSRWTPEVLDILREHEVPATFFVLGQSAEANPDILQRIVDEGHAIGNHTYNHKYEELYSGFTGFWEQVERTDEVLTRLTGQQVRLLRAPGGTHTNFDAFYFYYLEQAGYHVHDWTVDAGDSKRRGVPAEEIIANVKRGKLTHEVNVLMHDSAGHGETVKALPAIIRHYKEHGYRFAVLTESVEPASFRIGPLKWQREMSEEAHMAVLDLVRQADSLRHQTWVAQAESSSALEVLAGGQLEELAAQGWLPLRDWAAAQGAEVRWDAKAKIARLHAGSERLELHTASGTAVWEERGLKREPVQVAYRIEQDRLYLKRTEAERLWAMKESLPLAYHTARQPR is encoded by the coding sequence ATGAGAGGTTGGCCGATGGCAAGAGTGGCAATGATTTTGTTGGCGGCAGTGCTGGTGGTCCCGTGGATGAGCGTAGCGGAAGATCGCGCGGCGGCAGAGCGGAACGCGGAAAGGGGACAAGTGTCTATCGCGGAGAAGGCAAGCGCGAATCCGAATGCGCAGGAGCTGGCGGATAACGGATTGCGCATTGCAGCTGCAAGCTTGTCTGTTGCGGAAGGCGCAAGTGAATCGCAGCGCAATTTCTCTTCGCCGGAGCCGGACAGCAGCATGCCGGAGGAAGAAAGCGGGGGAGACGCGGAGGCTGATAATTCGTGGGTGGAGCAGCCCGCTGTTCCGGCCATCGATCCGCATGAGCTGTACCGGCGACTGGCGGCAGGAGATCGAACGGGAGGCTTGGACAGCCAAAGCGGGCATGTCCGGGATGCTTATGCGACTCCGGAGGAACCGACCGTTTACTTGACCTTTGATGACGGTCCGAGCCGTTGGACGCCGGAGGTGCTGGATATTTTGCGCGAGCACGAAGTGCCGGCGACCTTCTTCGTGCTGGGCCAATCGGCGGAAGCCAATCCGGATATATTGCAGCGGATTGTGGATGAGGGCCATGCTATCGGCAACCACACTTATAACCATAAATATGAGGAGCTGTACTCGGGCTTTACAGGCTTCTGGGAGCAGGTGGAGCGTACAGACGAAGTCTTGACCCGTTTGACCGGGCAGCAGGTCAGATTGCTGCGGGCACCGGGCGGCACGCACACGAATTTTGATGCTTTCTACTTCTACTACTTGGAGCAGGCAGGCTATCATGTGCACGACTGGACGGTGGACGCGGGCGATTCGAAGCGGAGGGGCGTGCCCGCCGAGGAAATCATAGCGAATGTGAAGCGCGGAAAGCTGACTCACGAAGTGAATGTGCTGATGCACGACAGCGCCGGACACGGGGAGACGGTCAAAGCGCTTCCGGCGATCATCCGCCACTACAAGGAGCATGGCTACCGGTTCGCTGTGCTGACCGAAAGCGTGGAGCCGGCCAGCTTCCGAATCGGGCCGTTGAAGTGGCAGCGGGAGATGAGCGAGGAAGCGCATATGGCCGTTCTGGACTTGGTTCGGCAAGCTGATTCGCTGCGCCATCAGACTTGGGTCGCCCAAGCGGAATCCTCGTCAGCCCTGGAAGTCTTGGCAGGCGGACAACTGGAAGAGCTGGCCGCGCAAGGGTGGCTGCCCCTGCGGGACTGGGCAGCGGCGCAGGGGGCCGAGGTTCGCTGGGATGCGAAGGCGAAGATCGCCAGACTGCACGCCGGAAGCGAGCGTCTAGAGCTGCATACGGCAAGCGGGACTGCTGTCTGGGAGGAACGGGGCCTGAAGCGTGAGCCTGTGCAAGTGGCGTACCGAATTGAGCAAGACCGTCTTTACCTGAAGCGTACCGAGGCGGAGCGGCTATGGGCGATGAAAGAATCGCTGCCGCTCGCCTATCACACGGCAAGGCAGCCCAGATAA
- a CDS encoding YjcZ family sporulation protein: MGYAAGAGCGVGAGVGYTTTGTILVLFILLVIISRTVFI; the protein is encoded by the coding sequence ATGGGTTACGCTGCTGGCGCAGGTTGCGGTGTCGGTGCAGGGGTAGGCTACACGACAACTGGCACCATCCTGGTATTGTTCATTCTGCTGGTTATCATCTCCCGCACTGTTTTCATTTAA
- a CDS encoding AAA family ATPase, whose translation MNPVDPTLYMEEPRVLLERAARQMEKAVLGKSGVISRMMLALLAGGHVLLEDVPGVGKTLLARSFARAFDLSHSRVQMTPDLMPADITGCAVYHPKRGEFEFRHGPLQANLVLADELNRTPPRTQAALLEAMEEGQVTADGQTFRLPSPFMVIATQNPLEHEGTYRLPEAQLDRFMLKLSLGYPNRTAEVTMLGSDREAPPEQRIKPQLSCEELAALKRLVGRVHVDDQLKLYAVDLANATRQHPDVRLGVSPRATLALYKAVQAYAYMQGRNYAIPDDVKALVPDIWRHRLVLNPEAAYRSGRAGAVLEEVLNKVPVPAYSRAAGH comes from the coding sequence ATGAATCCGGTTGACCCTACTTTGTATATGGAAGAACCGCGTGTGCTCCTGGAACGGGCAGCGCGGCAGATGGAGAAGGCGGTGCTGGGCAAGTCTGGCGTCATTTCCCGCATGATGCTGGCACTTTTGGCGGGCGGGCATGTGCTGCTCGAGGATGTGCCGGGCGTAGGCAAGACGCTGCTCGCTCGTTCCTTCGCGCGCGCCTTTGACTTGTCCCACAGCCGCGTGCAGATGACGCCCGACCTGATGCCGGCGGACATTACAGGCTGCGCGGTCTATCATCCGAAGCGGGGCGAATTCGAATTTCGGCATGGTCCGCTGCAAGCGAACCTGGTGCTGGCCGATGAACTGAACCGCACGCCCCCTCGGACACAGGCCGCGCTGCTCGAGGCAATGGAAGAAGGCCAGGTGACGGCTGACGGCCAGACGTTCCGCCTGCCGTCGCCCTTCATGGTCATTGCCACGCAAAATCCGCTGGAGCACGAAGGGACGTACAGGCTGCCGGAGGCGCAGCTGGACCGCTTTATGCTGAAGCTTTCGCTTGGCTACCCGAATCGGACAGCGGAAGTGACCATGCTTGGTTCGGACAGGGAAGCGCCGCCGGAGCAGCGTATCAAGCCGCAGCTCAGCTGCGAGGAGCTTGCCGCGCTCAAGCGTCTGGTGGGCCGGGTTCACGTGGATGATCAGCTGAAGCTGTACGCGGTAGATCTGGCCAATGCCACCCGGCAGCACCCGGATGTGCGCCTCGGCGTCAGTCCGCGTGCTACATTGGCCTTGTACAAGGCTGTTCAAGCCTACGCTTATATGCAAGGACGCAACTATGCCATCCCCGACGATGTGAAGGCGCTTGTCCCGGACATTTGGCGGCACCGCCTTGTCCTGAATCCGGAAGCGGCTTACCGCTCCGGCCGCGCCGGCGCAGTGCTGGAGGAAGTATTGAACAAGGTGCCGGTCCCCGCGTATAGCCGGGCAGCCGGACATTAG